In Theileria annulata chromosome 3, complete sequence, *** SEQUENCING IN PROGRESS ***, the sequence TACTACTAGGTCTACTGGACTAATGTATTTAGTACTTAAGACTACTGATACTAGTAGTAGACTATTATTTACTTATGGTCACTAGTACTACTAGTTACTAGTCAGACTACTGTTAGACTAGAcaccgttacggtgactggtactactatagactactagacttattaattattactaGGTGTACTAGACTAGACTTACTTAAGACTACTTAAGTACAGTACTAGACTACTATATAAACTGACTTagtacttaactactccttaactagCCTTAATTAGTACTTAAGACTACTAAATAGACTGttttatagttaattatacaGTAATTAAGATACTTAGAACTACTTACTATAGTACTTAAGACCACTTAAGACTACTGTAGACTACTTAAGGCTTACTATAGACTACTAGTTACTAGTCAGATTACTATCCTTAACTCCTTAAGACTCCTATCCTTGACTACTTTAGACTACCTTAGacttaaaattagaatttatttaattaattttaaagaattttcttcttaaagaattttcttctttcttaatttaatttatttagaATTTAACTCTATAATTTGACTCTAATTACTTAGAATTTAActctaattattaatttgacTCTAATTATgtttttagaatttatgtcaatttaaattaaaatatttaacaataaaattttcattaatttgtcaaatatttttacatgaattatgtaaatataataatattaaagggtaaaatatatataaataatttatttttatagaatTGTATATATGTTTATTGGATGGTGTTATTCTAATAATCCTTTTCATCAAATTCTATCACAAAAATTATGCATATTCATTAtcaagtaataatatacttaatatacttaatagCCCTAATAGCCCTAACTGACCTTATATAGCTAAAATACCTGTAGATACCTCTAACTACTCCTTAATACTCTTAATagcccttaactactcttaactacctagTAGCCTTAAATAACCCTTAAATAGCCTAAAATAGGCTTtaaatacccttagatacctaatagcccttaactacctaaaatGGGCTTAAAAGGCCTTAATTACCTAATTATACCTAATTATACCTAATTATACCTAATTTCTACTCAATTTACCTAATTATACCTAATTATACCCTTAAATACCAAATAAGGCTAAAATGGCCTAAAATAGCCTTAGTAGCCTTAATTACCTCTAatacccttatataccctAATTACCCTTTAACTAGCTAGtacccttatataccctTATATAACCCTCAAATAACCCTTAATTACCCAATTTCTACTTAATTTACTTAATTTCTAGCTAATATAGCTAATATAGCTAATATACATTAGAATACCTTAGATACCTAATTTACctaatatacttaataggcttaactacttaatagCCTTAATACTTAGAATATCTACAATACCTATACTAGCTAATACCCTCAAATAACCCTCAAATATCCCTTAATTACCTAATTTCTACTTAATTTAGCCTAATTTACTACtcaaattatctaatttcTTTTAGATTattggaaataaatgtgaaatatttggatatttgtaaatatattttagataCAATTTTAGGTTTATgttttttcaataattttgatactaaaatattacatCCTCACACACACTTACACACACACAACTCCCTAAACACACCCACATCTACTAACACACCACTACTTACACCACTAAATCCTTTTGATAGATTGGGTTATGtgaatttttatcaaatgagttccttttctaaattgagaattttatcaaattcatgTCTAATGCCTTGGattatagaaaatattgTACTACCATATACTTGTGCATTTGTTACTTCActtaaatcattaattcAAGGTTTACATGAACATTgtaattgtataatttgtaattataaatgtttttttatcaataatCCAATCGGTGGTTCAAGTAGTCAATTAAGAAGTTCTATGGGTAATTCAAGAGGTTATATGGGTGGTTCAATGGGTAATACAAAGAGTACTATGGGTGGTTccatggagtgtactatgggaaagggagcccctttcggggctggtactatgggaaagggagctaattctacagtcatggagtgtactaaTAGGGATACTAAGGAAGTTGGTGTGGGTACTAAGGAAGCTTCTTTTGGTGccgttggagcaagcaccgtaatggaatGTAATTGTATgaatagtataataataaataataaaccatcaataatacattatttggaattaataataacattatcaaataattggACAATGAGaacaaataaatcaaatgaattacaatatataataaatataataaataaaatattaaatcaattaataaatatattaataaatttaaaaggAAAAGGAATTGTAgatatgaaaattatactttttattatttcaattaaattaactaaaactattactaatattaaagattttaaacttaataatactaatttacCATTActtattaaattatcatcAATTCTCGGGTAatcattttcttcttcaGTTAATTTTCCATTTTCTCACTTAATTTTCCTCTTTCTTCACTTAATTTTCTCTTTTCTTCagttaattaaattattttcttcagttaattatcttttattttattttattaagttaatttattggTTTAGATATCAAGAAATTTGTAAAGGTAATACCACATGttatatgaaattattattggaaatatttggtatattacataaaatattatgtaatGATCATAATGaacaattatttgatttacATAAAGGActttataattcattagTTGGAAAAATCGAAAAATTCCCATTAACACTTACTAAATTAGGTAATTCACATACCAACACACATACTATATACTGATAAGACTACTCAATATAGCTCTTAGACTACTTAATATACTCCTTAGACTAGTAGAATAGGAGTATTCtttactccttaactactgtatttatatactcaTAATATAGCTCAtaactactcctaatacTACTTTATTAgactccttaactactatagagtacttaatatattcttaagattacttaatataattatggttatagaatattataAGGTTAAGAATAAAGAATTGATGAGAACATAtgaaatgaatataaaatcaataatagaatcaacaaaaacaataaattcaCAAGCATTAAGAatcatttataattatcGTACATGGAAATTcattaaacaaaattatcaaaatcaattaaCTAATCAATTAACCAATCAATTAACTAATGAAAATagaaatgaatataataaagaattaaataataaatttactaaagaatataataaagaattaattaataaatttgatatgAATATAACAGAAAAGAGTATAGAAAAgataattgataatatgATAGAAAAtggtataataaaaagagatggtatagaatatataatattaataaatttattatatataaaatctatacaaattaatgaaatatcaaatgaagaaaaattacaacaaattactctattataaattttctcaatacattaatatattaatttcattatatttattaatttcattatatttattaatttcattatatttattaatttctatattaGTTTGTATATCAATTggtatattaaatttatggTGTTGgatttacacattaataaattaaaaaatttattataaaatgagatttaataaaaatttttaatcgcataatatgtttttttattttattaaattaaatctcataattatattctacacatttatcgcaattatatataaatgtacaTGTATTCGTATAGGAATCTTAAATACTAGAATTGGTATAGGAATCTCAAATTCCAGAATTAGCCTAGGAATTACAAATCCTGGAGATAAACTGGCAATAATTAATCCCGTAGTTAGGCTAGGAATATTAAATCCCGTAGTTAGTCTAGGAATTAAGAATCCAGGAGATAAACTAGCAATAATTAGTCCCTCCTTTAAACTAGCAATAATTAATCCTAGAATTCCTATAGGAATCACCAGTCCAATCCTTACTCTTGGTAGAATcacatttataaataaaggTTCTATAAACccatataatataaatttaaagaatgaatttaaaattaaaagtacGAAAGTAGatgaaatattagaaaatcTGAAGGAACTGACTTTGTTGGAGACGTCTGAATTGGTGAAGAAAATTGAAGAGGTTTTTGGAGTATCAGCTCAGCCACAAGGACCACTTGCATTAAGGCCTCAGGCTATTGCACCTGAGGAACCTTATAAagaggaagaagaagatgatgagAAGGAACGTGAACGTGATAAGCGTAGGAAACACAATGTTGTAATTAAGGAAATTGAAAAAGATAAAAGAATCGATTCGTTTAAAACTCTAAAGGAATATTTCCCAGACAGGTCCGCATCTGAAATTAAGAAGATTATGGACTCACTTCCTTTTGTAGTTAAGACTGTTACATCCCAAAGAGAGGCTGAAGATATCATCAAAAAACTCACTACAGATGGAATgaaaattgaaattgaataaaaaaataatttaattataatttttataattttattacacattttataatttttataattttttcattttattacacatttttaattttttaatttttttattttataattttaattttttttataaattttagtttgcacttgaaaatatttaaaatttatattttaaaaattagaatttcAATTGTGTGgaacaatttatatttaataaatgaatttatcaTCTGAAACGCAGTATTTTTTTGATTTGACTGATAAGCAATGGTGGATTTTAAGTCCTTCAGACGAGGAATGGGAAGAACTATCAAACGAAGAAGCTTATAAACTTGGACTTTTTAAAGCTGTTTTTTCTCAAAATTGTAACTTTATTGATACTGATATTAATCAATATGATTCCGCTACTTCTGAACTTATTAAGACTTTAGATACTAAATTTTCATTCCACAGTAATGAAGTAACTAAAACTTCATTAAACAGTACTGAAGGTactaaattttcattagaTAGTATTGAAGGTACTAAATtagttgaaaataaattaaatgttcAAGTTCCCAAAGTCTTAACAAAAGACTTTTCAAATCTTGAAACACAAAATCTAAAACATAACTtcaaaaatgtaaaatactCCGATCCAAAATATTCGGAAGTAAAGAGTTCTGAGGTAAATTCggaagaaaaaaatatgGAAGTAAATCCTGAAGTAAATCCGGAAGTAAATATGGAAGGACTAACTGGttctaaaatattaaatcaaataaataatttaatagcAAGTACATCAGAAATGAAGCAGAAATGTGAAGCAAGAGAAATGAGTGGGAAAAGTACTCCTAATTTAAGGAGCACAGCAAGGCATTTGACATACGTAAATAATGGAGGATTAGCTGGTTGTCTTAAGACTGTTGCAGAAGAGAGGAAGAAAATAGTCCAATCAAAGAAAAATACAAAAGCACAGAATCCTCAACTTCAAGAGATGATTCAGAGAGCAAAAGCAATGGCTGTGAAGTCAATGGATGATGCAAAAGATTCTGAAGCTAAATCAGATAAAAATCAACAACAAAAAACACAAGTCAGAAGTAGAGccaaaaaatatacaaCAGTCTTTGgtacaattattataaaattattattataaaaatactataaatatattataaaatatattattcttATATTTTTAGGAACAAATGCTATGAAAGATTTAAGTCAGAAATTACCAGATGTTACATTTGAAGGTTCATCAGAAGAAGAATCAgatgtataaaatataaaatatttaaaatataaaaatacctaCATTCAAGTATAAATTGAAGATTAAgaatatatgtataaaattctataaattgGAATATGTAAACAAAGTTATagttaatttgattttaaaaattattatgaaatattattaatatacatgctatataataattatgaataTTGATAGGAAGATAGTTATGAATATCACCCCCACCCTAAAATCAAAGATTTCTATAATCTATGACTAGGatcaatttttaactatttaaaaaaattttaatttctttattatattcattttattaatattcgTCTCCACTGTACTCTTTAACcacattttaaatgtaCAGctaaatgaatttttaatataataccATATTTCAAGCTTATagattcaaattattatggCTAAACCTGCCTATAAAGATCTTGGAATTTCTAGTAAAGAATATGAAGAAGCACTATTACTTGAAAGACTCTTTAGACTTGTTAAAAAAAATCCTTGCTCTACTTGCCTTTTAAAAGTATATTTctcaattattaattaattcattaattaatttaaagttataaattatttattaataaattaattattgatattgTTATAGAAACCGACTCATGTTGATCTTGATCGTTATGATTTATTATGTACAACATGTTCTAAAAGATGTTCTTCAAAAGTTCAGATTGGGAAGGGTTTGATATCAATGTCGGATTTGGAACGTTTGGAATCGATATATGACAAATCCAAAAAGAAAAAAGAATCGAAACATAAGAAACATGGACACAAGTCTCGTAGTTCTTCAGTTTCAAGAGATGAAAGAAGAGAACGCTCACCAGAGGAATCACATCGCCCACACAGATCAAAACATTCTAAACGCCGTGAAAGTGGTTCTGGCCCAAGCTCAGAACATTATCCACCCACTGATAAATATCCTCCAATTGACAAATATTATCCAGAACCTATGGAAAAATATCCACCTTTAGATAAATATTATCCAGAACCTGATAGGTATTATGGTGATTCATTTGATAAGTCACATACTAAGGGTCATAGAGAAAAGAGTAAAGAAAGGTCTAGAAAACATAGGAATTCATTTTCCAAGGAATATCCTAGAGATTATGCACCAAGATCACATTTGCCAGAATATAATCAATACAATTTTCAAGAATATAGGTTTGGAGATCCATATAATCAGTTTCATGAACCATATCAGCCGAATTTTTAcaataaaatgaaaagaaaCCAGACGGCACAagaatatacaaatttctCAAGAAGAGATGTTCCAGGAATGGTTGGAATATTAGCAAATAGACCAGATATGGTCATAAGAAATCAATATGCACTACCACCTCCAAATAAAACGGATACCAGACAATCCAAACATGAATTAGATACTAAATATaaagatataaaatataaagaagATACTAAAAGATTAGATAAAAGATTTGATAGAAGATATGATGATAGAAGATATGTAGATGATAGAGAATATGGTATGGAAAGAAATTTGAGATCGAAATCATTGGCATTGACAAATGGATTCCAAGCATTTAAATCAATGCCAGTACCAATGTCGCCATTTGGAAGAGATGAAATTCCAAGTACTAATCCATTTTCAAAGAGGAATTTTCCTCATTCAGGACAGGCGTTCCATTTCACTAGTATGCGTGAAGCTTTAAACCCACCAACACACTCAAGAATACAAGAACATATCAAACCGTCACATGACTTcaatttaaacaaatttggAAACCCAAACTTTCCAGATTCCAATAATTTCAGTCGTTATTAAATAGCAACAccataattttttattatttacattcatcattatattatatgttataatattcatttcACTGAATAATTATGATATTTAACACTAgtataaatagtataataatagtttatagtaataatattgagaaaaattataatgaggtgatacaaattaaatttatgaatGAATGATGAGAAATAATGTCATTATGCGGAGTATCACAGTTGTTTAGTGATGAACATAATGAATGCCCAGCAGAATGTCCATTTTGGGCACCAAGCTCGGTATGGAAATACATCGGAGTCTGTTCTGAGGTGGGAGTGTGCAAAAGATTTAACCCGATCCTGAATTACGCTGATTCTTACAATAATGTCTGTCTGCCGTGCAAAGTATTCGGCTGCATATCGTGTAAATACTCAAATGAACCGGATTCAATGGTCCCAGTGACCGACACTTTAAAGAAATTACCAGATTACTGTATAGAATGCGCCAAGGGATATAAACGTTCAGAAGACGGAACGTCATGTTACATAGTTGGCTCAACTCTGTGGTCAAAATTGTTCTACTTTATCCTCATATATCTTCTTATCTGCATAGCAATTGTAACGATAAGGATTCTAGTTAACCGAGATAAGTTCAAGAGTAATTTCAGGAACCTAGTAAACGCACTAAAGAACCAGCAGAAAAAGCTTTTGAGAGATTTCACTAGCCCAGAAAACAGATTATACAAACTTTTTACAGACTTGACGAATCAAAATCTTTCTGGCCTGGGACTGATTTTGTACTTTAGAAGTCTAGGATTTCTTGTAATTGTGATGTCACTTTTATTCTTCGTAAGCCTAGCACATGTGCACATCCCATGCTCTAACATGATA encodes:
- a CDS encoding uncharacterized protein (note;~Tap-24g11.q1c.cand.127 - score = 51.59); amino-acid sequence: MAKPAYKDLGISSKEYEEALLLERLFRLVKKNPCSTCLLKKPTHVDLDRYDLLCTTCSKRCSSKVQIGKGLISMSDLERLESIYDKSKKKKESKHKKHGHKSRSSSVSRDERRERSPEESHRPHRSKHSKRRESGSGPSSEHYPPTDKYPPIDKYYPEPMEKYPPLDKYYPEPDRYYGDSFDKSHTKGHREKSKERSRKHRNSFSKEYPRDYAPRSHLPEYNQYNFQEYRFGDPYNQFHEPYQPNFYNKMKRNQTAQEYTNFSRRDVPGMVGILANRPDMVIRNQYALPPPNKTDTRQSKHELDTKYKDIKYKEDTKRLDKRFDRRYDDRRYVDDREYGMERNLRSKSLALTNGFQAFKSMPVPMSPFGRDEIPSTNPFSKRNFPHSGQAFHFTSMREALNPPTHSRIQEHIKPSHDFNLNKFGNPNFPDSNNFSRY
- a CDS encoding uncharacterized protein (note;~Tap-24g11.q1c.cand.127 - score = 51.59); translated protein: MNLSSETQYFFDLTDKQWWILSPSDEEWEELSNEEAYKLGLFKAVFSQNCNFIDTDINQYDSATSELIKTLDTKFSFHSNEVTKTSLNSTEGTKFSLDSIEGTKLVENKLNVQVPKVLTKDFSNLETQNLKHNFKNVKYSDPKYSEVKSSEVNSEEKNMEVNPEVNPEVNMEGLTGSKILNQINNLIASTSEMKQKCEAREMSGKSTPNLRSTARHLTYVNNGGLAGCLKTVAEERKKIVQSKKNTKAQNPQLQEMIQRAKAMAVKSMDDAKDSEAKSDKNQQQKTQVRSRAKKYTTVFGTNAMKDLSQKLPDVTFEGSSEEESDV
- a CDS encoding uncharacterized protein (note;~Tap-24g11.q1c.cand.126 - score = 28.71) — encoded protein: MSSFSKLRILSNSCLMPWIIENIVLPYTCAFVTSLKSLIQGLHEHCNCIICNYKCFFINNPIGGSSSQLRSSMGNSRGYMGGSMGNTKSTMGGSMECTMGKGAPFGAGTMGKGANSTVMECTNRDTKEVGVGTKEASFGAVGASTVMECNCMNSIIINNKPSIIHYLELIITLSNNWTMRTNKSNELQYIINIINKILNQLINILINLKGKGIVDMKIILFIISIKLTKTITNIKDFKLNNTNLPLLIKLSSILGYQEICKGNTTCYMKLLLEIFGILHKILCNDHNEQLFDLHKGLYNSLVGKIEKFPLTLTKLEYYKVKNKELMRTYEMNIKSIIESTKTINSQALRIIYNYRTWKFIKQNYQNQLTNQLTNQLTNENRNEYNKELNNKFTKEYNKELINKFDMNITEKSIEKIIDNMIENGIIKRDGIEYIILINLLYIKSIQINEISNEEKLQQITLL
- a CDS encoding uncharacterized protein (note;~Tap-24g11.q1c.cand.128 - score = 35.76;~4 probable transmembrane helices predicted for TA03965 by TMHMM2.0 at aa 120-142, 193-215, 284-306 and 389-411) — protein: MSLCGVSQLFSDEHNECPAECPFWAPSSVWKYIGVCSEVGVCKRFNPILNYADSYNNVCLPCKVFGCISCKYSNEPDSMVPVTDTLKKLPDYCIECAKGYKRSEDGTSCYIVGSTLWSKLFYFILIYLLICIAIVTIRILVNRDKFKSNFRNLVNALKNQQKKLLRDFTSPENRLYKLFTDLTNQNLSGLGLILYFRSLGFLVIVMSLLFFVSLAHVHIPCSNMIRLFKDPFRIYYFARANHVPRSFIANFFAKNANKLVDDIFNFKSVDEAITWNVTQYSNEISGVMYVLYVSVMVMTVVYFVSQRRAIIKFMSKSSKMRDLTLVIKNLPSSLTDEEQIKEMIYTCTNIRPVTVTVCYDLKREKKLISTLDQTIEDFNHTSQTNDSYVCSILYTLINLHINIYTINIYTING
- a CDS encoding 50S ribosomal protein L12, putative (note;~Tap-24g11.q1c.cand.126 - score = 28.71;~1 probable transmembrane helix predicted for TA03950 by TMHMM2.0 at aa 10-32;~Signal anchor predicted for TA03950 by SignalP 2.0 HMM (Signal peptide probability 0.125, signal anchor probability 0.762) with cleavage site probability 0.107 between residues 26 and 27), which codes for MFFYFIKLNLIIIFYTFIAIIYKCTCIRIGILNTRIGIGISNSRISLGITNPGDKLAIINPVVRLGILNPVVSLGIKNPGDKLAIISPSFKLAIINPRIPIGITSPILTLGRITFINKGSINPYNINLKNEFKIKSTKVDEILENLKELTLLETSELVKKIEEVFGVSAQPQGPLALRPQAIAPEEPYKEEEEDDEKERERDKRRKHNVVIKEIEKDKRIDSFKTLKEYFPDRSASEIKKIMDSLPFVVKTVTSQREAEDIIKKLTTDGMKIEIE